acaggcccaagtaacatatcactagcagcagtatagggggagcacagtattagttccatttcagtaatagtagcagtcaagacaggccccagtaacaattccaaagcagcagtatagggggagcacagtattagttccatttcagtagtagtagcagtcaagggtattaatgagcaactactacccccagcagacacgcagtaaactgaacacggtcacaggcagcccaaagatttttttttccaatgttttttgaaaaagcccactgcctatatagccagtatatctctttccctgtaccaccatccctgcctcaccagtactgcccctatactcagtaaaatgactgcagactgaggacgcaatggtctgcacgcccgaaatacaaaaaaaaaaatgtgcaaaactgctaaaagcagcctcaacagtactgcacacggtcagatgtggccctaagaaggacccttggggttcttgaagatgaagataaaagcctaacactctccctatagcagctacagcaggacggcactttccctaatgtcagtggcgagccgcggccggccccagtttggagactcgggtgtcacctgacctccccagccactcactgcaggggggtgggatagggctggaacgtcacaggaggaagttgtaatgccttccctgtgtttctattggccagaaaacggcgcaaacttttctgggaagaaaatggaagtgactcgaacaccgcgtggtgctcgtctcgagtaacgagcatctcgagtaccctaatactcgaacgagtatcaagctcggacgagtacgctcgctcatctctagttcctgaTTCTCATTGAGTAAGCCATGTTTTGACCGTATTTCATTAAAATGTGTTCATTAGTCTTGGAGTTGCAGCTGAATTCTCTGAGCATCCAGCGAGTGGAACACCTTGTAATTTTTACAAAATCTACCAGTTAGGGCATATTTCTTACCCTTTTCTAGCCTATAGTTCCCTTTTTCTTGCCTACACACTATCTTTAAATTTTACAAAAACACTTCAATCCTCAGTACATTGCATGTAATACAATAAGTAGTGAACTAGCAGGCGTCCAGTGAGTAGGGCACCCCATCAATTAATTCACGGAAGTATTACTAAATTATGCAAGAGTAAAAAACTATGAACAAGTATGATTTAATGAAATATCGCTGCTTCATACCTGTGCAATATTGATAGAATTCAGATCATTGCTGGAAGAATCATTCACAGCTGCAGACTCATCAGTGTCTATGAGATTCTCTGTAGGGACGTTCTGCACTGGTTTTAGGTAAGCAATTTCATTCTGCTTTGAGTCCAtagtcacacacacatcatatgAGAATGGGAAAGgcaaacttgtatcactgatctCAGAAGGACATCCCAGCGTGAACTGAGGATATATATTTCTGCTATATGCTCCATAGGTTGTTGGAGTGTTAGATTTCCTGCATTTTAAAACTATGGTAATCAACACAGTTGCAATGAATAGAATTGAAATAAAACCAATGGATACAACCAGATAGAATGTTACATTGGAAGAAGTATGTAACACATTGGGTTGTCGCTTTATCTCAGGTACAATCTCTTGAAAGTTTTCAGCCACAACTAAATGAACTGAAACAGTACATGACAAAGATGGGACTCCATTATCCTTCACCAGAACCACAATCTTTTGTCTTAAGGTATCTTTGTCTGGAAGATCTCTTCCAATCCTGATCTCACCAGTATATAGACCAATGGTGAATATTGTTGGATCAGGAACTTGTAGTAAGTGATAGGAGAGCCAGGCGTTGTGTCCAGAGTCAGCGTCCACTGCAATCACTTTGGTGACTAGATAACCTTTCTCAGCAGAGTGAGGAATAAACTCAAATACTGCCGATCCCTCAGTGTCTGGTGATGGGTAGAGGATCTTAGGGGCATTATCATTCTTATCAATGATACATATCCTCACTGTGACATTACTGCTTAGAGGAGGAGATCCACTGTCTTTAGCCATCACCTGGAACTGGAATTCCCGCAACTGTTCATAGTCAAATGTTCTCTGGGCATAGAGAACTCCAGTCATTGAGTTGATGGAAACATAAGATGACACTGGAATCTCTTCTACATTGCTGTTTAGAATGCTGTAAGTGATTTTCCCATTTTCATCaatatcactatctgaagctcggATAGTCTGTATTGATGTACCTGGTTGATTATTTTCTCCAATATACAGAATGTAGTTCATCTTCTCAAAAACCGGAGCATTGTCATTCACATCTGAGATGTTGAGGTGAAAGGTTTTGTTGGTAGACAGTGGAGGAGATCCGCTATCCATACACTGTATTGTCACATTGTAGGAAGGATTTCTTTCTCGGTCCATATTACCTGCCGTTACTAGTTTATAATAACTACTGGAGGATGGAATTAGCTGAAAAGCCAAAGTGTCTGA
The nucleotide sequence above comes from Eleutherodactylus coqui strain aEleCoq1 chromosome 2, aEleCoq1.hap1, whole genome shotgun sequence. Encoded proteins:
- the LOC136609945 gene encoding protocadherin gamma-B4-like; the encoded protein is MNHTASHRRKQWEQIYQVFYLIFLFINDTYGQLQYSVPEEMKRGSVIGNVAKDLGLNVKELADRKFQLILKAKKQYFNVNFENGDLLVSERLDRETLCGIKSICFINLEAVIESPLTFYTITIEIKDVNDNAPIFSENNFEVEISEVTLPGARFALGNAQDPDLGTNSVQSYTLSGNENFGLGEKITTDGIKYPEIILEKSLDREKQSFYELILTALDGGNPQRSSTATVKIIVQDFNDNLPMFSQDTYHIRLQENAAIGSLVIQLNATDEDEGSNAEITYSFSHISDNARQLFTIDSLNGDIKVLGNLDYETSENYEMTVVAKDGGGQVTRCKVSIQVIDVNDNAPEMTMKSISSTIPEDSPPGSLIALLNVHDSDSGMNSEVVCHISDTLAFQLIPSSSSYYKLVTAGNMDRERNPSYNVTIQCMDSGSPPLSTNKTFHLNISDVNDNAPVFEKMNYILYIGENNQPGTSIQTIRASDSDIDENGKITYSILNSNVEEIPVSSYVSINSMTGVLYAQRTFDYEQLREFQFQVMAKDSGSPPLSSNVTVRICIIDKNDNAPKILYPSPDTEGSAVFEFIPHSAEKGYLVTKVIAVDADSGHNAWLSYHLLQVPDPTIFTIGLYTGEIRIGRDLPDKDTLRQKIVVLVKDNGVPSLSCTVSVHLVVAENFQEIVPEIKRQPNVLHTSSNVTFYLVVSIGFISILFIATVLITIVLKCRKSNTPTTYGAYSRNIYPQFTLGCPSEISDTSLPFPFSYDVCVTMDSKQNEIAYLKPVQNVPTENLIDTDESAAVNDSSSNDLNSINIAQV